From Juglans regia cultivar Chandler chromosome 8, Walnut 2.0, whole genome shotgun sequence, the proteins below share one genomic window:
- the LOC109008477 gene encoding 7-deoxyloganetin glucosyltransferase-like: protein MEKPHAVCIPYPAQGHINPMLKLAKLLHYRGFHITFVNSEFNHKRLLKSRGPNSLDGLPSFRFTTIPDGLPESDAEATQDIPSLCESTKKHCLTPFRNLLRKLNDTSLSNVPPVSCIVSDGVMSFTLDAAAELGVPEVLFWTTSACGFMAYAQYRRLVEEGLTPLKDASYLTNGYLDMVIDWIPGMKGIRFRDLPSFIRTTDPDEYMLSFAMVETERARKASALIFNTFEALEQEVLDSLSSMFPHIYTVGTLQLLVNQIPDGEYKSIGSNLWKEEYSCLEWLDKKECNSVVYVNFGSIAVMTSKQLIDFAWGLANSNQTFLWIIRPDLVEGDLSILPPEFLVQTKERSLLASWCPQEQVLSHPSVGGFLTHSGWNSTIESLSSGVPMICWPFFAEQQTNCRFSCNEWGVGMEIEGDVSREKIESLVRELMLGEKGRELRKKAEEWKRLAEEAATSKPIGSSYANLDKMINQVLIRSA, encoded by the exons ATGGAGAAGCCCCATGCAGTCTGCATCCCCTACCCAGCTCAAGGCCACATAAACCCAATGCTAAAGTTGGCCAAACTCCTGCACTACAGAGGCTTTCATATCACTTTCGTCAACTCAGAGTTCAACCACAAACGTCTCCTGAAATCCCGAGGTCCCAACTCTCTCGACGGCCTTCCCTCCTTCCGATTCACAACAATTCCCGACGGCCTTCCTGAGTCCGATGCCGAAGCCACCCAGGACATTCCGTCCCTCTGCGAATCTACGAAAAAACATTGCTTAACTCCCTTCAGAAACCTTCTTCGGAAACTGAACGACACCTCTTTGTCCAACGTCCCCCCAGTCTCTTGCATAGTTTCCGACGGTGTCATGAGTTTCACTCTTGACGCAGCAGCAGAACTGGGCGTCCCTGAGGTTCTTTTCTGGACGACCAGCGCCTGTGGTTTCATGGCCTACGCTCAATATCGCCGTCTCGTGGAGGAAGGTCTAACACCACTCAAAG ATGCAAGTTATTTAACCAATGGCTATTTGGATATGGTCATAGATTGGATTCCTGGTATGAAAGGTATCCGTTTCAGGGATCTTCCAAGCTTCATTAGAACCACAGATCCTGATGAATATATGTTAAGTTTTGCGATGGTCGAAACCGAGAGAGCTCGAAAGGCTTCTGCTCTTATCTTTAATACGTTTGAGGCCTTAGAACAAGAAGTTTTGGACTCACTTTCATCCATGTTTCCCCACATTTACACCGTCGGTACCCTACAACTTCTCGTAAACCAGATCCCGGATGGTGAATATAAATCAATTGGATCAAACCTATGGAAAGAAGAATATTCGTGTCTGGAATGGCTGGACAAAAAAGAATGCAACTCCGTTGTTTACGTGAATTTTGGAAGCATAGCGGTCATGACAAGCAAACAATTAATTGATTTTGCTTGGGGACTTGCAAATAGTAATCAAACATTCCTGTGGATTATAAGGCCTGATCTCGTGGAGGGTGATTTGTCCATTCTTCCACCTGAGTTCTTGGTACAGACCAAAGAAAGGAGTCTTTTAGCAAGTTGGTGTCCTCAAGAACAAGTTCTCAGCCATCCGTCGGTTGGAGGATTTCTGACGCACAGTGGATGGAATTCCACGATCGAAAGCTTGAGCAGCGGAGTGCCAATGATCTGTTGGCCGTTCTTTGCTGAGCAACAAACCAATTGTAGGTTCTCTTGCAATGAATGGGGCGTGGGCATGGAGATTGAGGGAGATGTAAgcagagagaaaatagagagtCTTGTGAGAGAACTGATGCTGGGAGAAAAGGGGAGAGAGTTGAGGAAGAAAGCTGAAGAATGGAAGAGGTTGGCGGAGGAAGCCGCCACAAGTAAACCGATTGGCTCATCTTACGCGAATTTAGACAAAATGATTAATCAAGTGCTAATTCGTTCTGCATGA